From a region of the Mytilus galloprovincialis chromosome 3, xbMytGall1.hap1.1, whole genome shotgun sequence genome:
- the LOC143067772 gene encoding tubulin beta chain-like — translation MREIVHIQAGQCGNQIGAKFWEVISDEHGIDPTGTYHGDSDLQLERINVYYNEATGGKYVPRAILVDLEPGTMDSVRSGPFGQIFRPDNFVFGQSGAGNNWAKGHYTEGAELVDSVLDVVRKEAESCDCLQGFQLTHSLGGGTGSGMGTLLISKIREEYPDRIMNTFSVVPSPKVSDTVVEPYNATLSVHQLVENTDETYCIDNEALYDICFRTLKLTTPTYGDLNHLVSATMSGVTTCLRFPGQLNADLRKLAVNMVPFPRLHFFMPGFAPLTSRGSQQYRALTVPELTQQMFDAKNMMAACDPRHGRYLTVAAMFRGRMSMKEVDEQMLNVQNKNSSYFVEWIPNNVKTAVCDIPPRGLKMSATFIGNSTAIQELFKRISEQFTAMFRRKAFLHWYTGEGMDEMEFTEAESNMNDLVSEYQQYQDATAEEEGEFEEEEGEGEEA, via the exons ATGAGGGAAATCGTACACATTCAGGCTGGACAGTGTGGAAACCAGATTGGTGCtaaa TTCTGGGAAGTCATCTCAGACGAACACGGAATTGACCCCACAGGAACATACCATGGTGATTCAGATCTGCAATTAGAAAGAATAAATGTATACTACAATGAAGCTACAG GAGGCAAATATGTACCACGTGCAATTTTGGTCGATCTTGAGCCAGGAACTATGGACTCTGTCAGATCTGGTCCTTTTGGACAAATCTTTAGACCAGACAATTTTGTGTTCGGACAATCAGGTGCAGGCAACAACTGGGCTAAGGGACATTATACAGAAGGTGCCGAATTAGTAGATTCAGTATTAGATGTTGTGAGGAAAGAAGCTGAGAGTTGTGACTGTCTTCAGGGATTCCAACTTACACATTCTTTGGGAGGTGGAACTGGATCTGGTATGGGAACCCTCTTGATCTCCAAAATCAGAGAAGAATACCCAGATAGAATCATGAACACCTTCTCCGTCGTACCATCACCTAAA GTATCAGACACTGTTGTAGAACCATACAATGCCACCCTCTCTGTCCATCAACTGGTAGAAAACACTGATGAAACATACTGTATTGACAATGAAGCTCTTTATGATATCTGCTTCCGTACTTTGAAACTAACTACTCCAACATATGGTGACTTGAACCATTTAGTCTCTGCCACTATGTCTGGAGTTACCACTTGCCTCAGATTTCCAGGTCAATTAAATGCTGATCTCCGTAAATTGGCTGTCAACATGGTACCATTCCCACGTCTTCACTTCTTCATGCCAGGATTTGCCCCATTGACATCCCGTGGTAGCCAGCAGTACAGAGCCTTGACTGTACCAGAACTTACCCAGCAGATGTTTGATGCCAAGAACATGATGGCTGCTTGTGATCCACGTCACGGTAGATATCTCACAGTAGCTGCCATGTTCCGTGGTCGTATGTCAATGAAGGAAGTAGATGAACAGATGTTGAACGTACAGAACAAGAACAGCAGCTACTTTGTTGAATGGATTCCCAACAACGTCAAGACAGCAGTCTGTGACATTCCACCAAGAGGTCTGAAAATGTCTGCTACATTTATTGGAAACAGCACAGCCATCCAAGAATTATTCAAACGTATTTCGGAACAATTTACTGCTATGTTCAGACGAAAGGCTTTCTTGCATTGGTATACTGGTGAAGGTATGGATGAGATGGAATTCACAGAAGCTGAATCCAACATGAATGACTTGGTCTCAGAATACCAACAATACCAGGATGCAACTGCTGAGGAAGAGGGTGAATTTGAAGAGGAGGAAGGAGAAGGAGAGGAAGCATAA